The Gemmatimonadaceae bacterium sequence CGACCGGATCATGCGCGCTACTGCCTCCAGCACCATCACGGCGCGCTCCGCCCCCTGGGTCTCCTGCACCAGCGCCTCGAGCCCGGCCAGCCCATCCATTGCTGCCGAGCGCGGGACCCCTTCGGGGTACGAAGGGATATTCGCCGCGCGCGCCGGAGCGTTGGCGTCGGGGGGCGCGGGCCACCACGACTCGTCAGGCGCCTCCGCGGACCAGTCGGCGTGGTCCGCGTCGTTGGAGCCCGACGACGGCTCACTCGCAGCAACTTCGTCACTCGGCCCACTCCATTCGATCGCGAACCCGCCGTCCGTCGCTCCCGCTGCCGCCGACACCTCGGGTGCGCGCTCCTCAAGGACGGGCTCGTGTTCATTCATGTCGCTCCAGGCTGCATCGAGCTCGCGGGCAACGCGGTCGGCCGGCGCCGTCAGCGCTTCCGGCCCGCTGCTCAGGTCCGAGGTCGCCGACACGTCAGTCTCACTGGCTTCGCCCTCGGATGGCGGCATCGACACTTCCGCCCCATCACTGCGGTCCAGCAAGTCTGACACCACGGGTTCTCCGGCCACATGCTCGGCCGGCGGCATCAGAGCGTCAGGTCCATCGCTGAGGTCCAGCACTACCGACACCGCGGGCTCGCTGGCCGCATGACCGACCGGCGGCATCAGAGCATCCGGCCCATCGCTGAGGTCCACCGTCGCCGGAACTGCGTGCTCGCTGGCCTCGTGCTCGGCTGAGGGAGCCGGCGTCTCGGACTCGTCCAGGCGCTCTGCCGGGACCCAGGCACCTGCGTCGTACGCGACGTCCGATGCGGACGCCGACGAGGCTTCGCTTGCGTCGTCTGCCTCCGCCGCGCGCGGCCTTGCGCCTTCCTCGTCCTGCACCCACGCCTCGGGTTCGCTCGTGAACGGCACAATCTCGATGGCTTCGACGATCGGCGGCTCGTTGTCGATCGAGGCGAACACATCGACGTCCGCCGCGGCGATCTGGGGCAGCGAGCGCTCCGGCTCGTCAGCCGGCGCGGACGGCCACGCGAAGTCGCTGGTGCGCGGCTCGGCGTCAGCGGTCTGGGCCGGGGACTCACCTCGGAGATCGCCGACGCGAAGGATCGAGGGCTGCTGGGTCGCCGGCGACGCCTGATCAATCGGTGGCGCGCCGTGCGCGAGGGGAGCCACGGCGTCCTGCAGGTCCGCGGGCGTCAGACGCGGGGGCGCGGTTGTCTGGGCGCGAGGCGTCGCTGGGGACGGTGTCTCCGCGACGTCCTCCGCTATGATCGGGAACGGCGCGGCAGTCGCGCGGCGCGGGGCCCCGATGGGCCGGAGAACGGGAGCGTGCGCCGAGTGCTGCCGGCCGGAGAATGGACGAGGCCCCAGCGAGGGTTTGTTACCTGAACCGCTGAACAGTGCCATGGGAGGACCACTCCTGTGGGTCGGAGGGTCCCATCGGCACCACGTCTACCAGCCGTGGGTCCCCTTCAGGGGGACGAACCTGACGGCCCCGATGTCACGGCGTTCGAACTGTGAGCCACGTCGCGTGACCATGACCAGCACCTGCTCATCGCGGTCGCCCACCGGAATGAGCAGGCGGCCACCCTCGCCGAGCTGTTCGAGGAGCGGGTTGGGGATGGTGGGTCCGCCCGCCGAGACGAGAATGGCGTCGTAGGGGGCGTAGTCGCGCCAGCCCACCGTCCCGTCACCCAGGAGCGTCGAGATGTTGCGGAGTCCAAGCTCGCGAAACATCGCGCGCGCGCGCTCCAGCAGCGGGGCCACGCGCTCGATGGAGAAGACCTGTTCGCACAGGCTGGCCAGGAGGACGGTCTGGTATCCCGAGCCGGTCCCGATCTCGAGCACGCGCTCCCGCCCGGTGAGTCGCAGTAGCTGCAGGTAGTTGGCATGGATCGACGGCTGCGAGATGGTCTGGCCGTTTCCGATGTAGATCGGCTTGTCTTCGTAGGCCTGCGCCTGCATGCCGGTCGGAACGAACAGGTGGCGCGGCGTCTGCTCGATGGCGCGCAGCACGGCGAGGTCGCTGATGCCGGCGGCCTGCAGCACCTCGACCAGTCGGCGGCGCGGCGCGCGGTAGTCTGGACCTACGGGGTTCGCCACCAGCGCTCCGAGCATTCGAGGATGTCGCGATGCGTCAGGTCGAGGTGCAGCGGCGTGACGGAGATGTAGCCATCACTGACGGCCTGGAAGTCGGAATCCGGGGCGCCCGACCAGGAGAACTCGCCCCCACCGATCCAGTAGATCTCGCGGCCGTACGGGTCGCGCATTGGCATGATCGAGTTGGAGTACACGCGACGCCCCAGCCGCGTGAGCTTGATCCCCTTTACCTCCGACGCCGGGCGCGGCGGGAGATTGACGTTGAGGAGGGTCTGCTCCGGAAACGCGGAGAGCGACGTCAGGTGGCGCAGCAGCGGCGCGAGCACCTCCACCTGCTCGTCCAGCTTGCCGATATCGGCGCGCAGATCGCCGCCGGCGAACGAAATGGCGATCGACGGCACGCCTAACGCGAGGCCCTCCATGGCGGCGGCGACGGTCCCGGAATAGAGGACGTCCTCGCCCATGTTCTGGCCGTGGTTGATGCCGCTCAGCACGAAGTCGGGGCGCGCGTCCATGAGCACCTCGATCGCGATCATCACGCAGTCGGTCGGCGTTCCATCCACCTGAAACCGGCGCTCGCCCCGCCTGACGGGTCGCAGCGGGTGATGGAGGGTCAGCGAGTGGCTGGTTGCGCTCTGCTCGCGATCGGGCGCTACCACGGTCACCTCGCCGATCTGCTCGGCGGCGCGTACGAGACAGTCCAGGCCATGGGCGAGGATGCCGTCGTCGTTGGAGCAGAGGAGCCGCATGGACCTAACGCTAACCGAGCCCGGCCGGGGTCGCTACGGTGGCGGGGGCGGTCCGTCGGGCGTCGCGGGCACCGGCACCACGCCCTCGACGACCTGGATGAGCGACTCGAGTGCTGACTCCAGTTCGACCAGCGTCTCCGTGGCCAGCGCATCGCGCGCGGCGACTTTCAGCGTGCCTCCCTTGCGGAACTCGTCGATCTTCTGGCGTGCACCGTCGATCGTGTACTTCTCGGTGTACAGCAGGTGCTTGACGAGCTGGATGAGCTCCACCTCGCGTCGCTGGTACACGCGATTGCCCGAGCGATTCTTTGCGGGGCTCAGGAATCGAAACTGGCTTTCCCAGTAGCGCAGGACGTGCGGCTTGAGGTCCGTGAGTTCGCACACCTCGCCGATCGAGAAGAACTCCTGAACGGGATCGCTCCGCATCAGTCACGCTCCGGTCGCAGTTCGCGGCCCATCAGCTCGGCAATCGCATCACGCGGAGGACATCCCTCGAACAGCACGCGTGCCACGGCGTGGGCAATCGGCATCTCCACCGCGTGGCGCTCGGCCAGCGCGAGCGTGCTCTCCGCCGTGACCACGCCCTCGGCCACGCTCTCCTTTCCCGCCAGCACCTCGGCCAGCTGACGACCTCGCCCCACCTCGATCCCGACCGCGCGGTTGCGACTCAGGGCGCCCGTGCACGTGAGCACGAGATCGCCCATCCCCGCGAGGCCGGCGAAGGTGTCGGCGCGCGCGCCAAGTGCGACGCCGAGTCGGGTCATCTCGGCCAGACCGCGTGTGATCAGGGCCGCCCGCGAGTTGAGGCCGAGTCCAACGCCCTCGGCAATGCCTGTCGCCACGGCCATTACGTTCTTGAGCGCACCGCCGAGTTCCACGCCGGTGACGTCATCGTTCGTGTAGACGCGCACGGTGCCGGTACCAATTGCCTGCTGCACCAGTTGGCTCGCCTCGTCACTCCTCGACGCCGCCACGATCGCTGTCGGCTGGCCCTCGGCCACCTCGAGCGCAAAGCTCGGACCCGAAAGCGCCACGACCGGGCGGTTCGGCACTTCCTGCTCGACCACGTCGGTCATCAGCCCCAGCGAGCCTCGTTCAATGCCCTTCGTGGCGACCACGAGGGTGGCACGTGTGGAGATCGCCGCTGAGGCGGCGCGCGCCACGGGGCGCAGAACGTGTGACGGCGCGGCGAACACCACGCACTCTGCCGTAGCGACCGCTGCTCCGAGATCGCCGTTCGCCTTCACCGCATCGCACAGTCGCGCGCCGGGAAGGAAGCGCGGGTTGGCGTGGATGGCATTCACGTGCTCCACGACGTCTGCCTCGCGCGCCCAGAGCGTGACCTCGTGCCCGCGCTGCCCAAATACATGGGCCAGCGCGGTACCCCAGGCGCCGCCACCCACCACGGCGCACCGCATCAGGATTGCACCGGTTTGCCGCCGAGGCGCGACTCCTCGCCGCGCCGCAGCCGTCCGATGTTCGCCCGATGTGTCCATGCGACCATGGCCGCGATGATGACACTCAGCAGCGCCTGGTGCGAGGAGGGCCCGTACAGCACGGCTGCCGCCGCCGCGAGCGCGACCGCGCCGATCATCGACCCTAACGACACGAAGCGGGTCACTGCCACCGTGAGCAGGAACACGGTCAAGGCCACGCCGTAGGCTCCGGGAGCCAGCGCGGCGAACACGCCGGATGCCGTCGCGACACCCTTGCCACCACCCCTGAACATCCCGAGGTAAGGCTTCACGTGCCCGAGGATCGCGGCAACTCCCATCGCCGCCGGCCACCAGGAACTCCCGCCCGGCACGAAGATCGGGGCAAAGAACAGCGTGGGCACGGCGCCCTTGGCGGCATCGAGCAGCAGGACGATAACCGCCGCGGGTGCGCCGAGCGTGCGAAACACGTTCGTCGCGCCGAGGTTGCCGGAGCCATGCTGGCGGAGGTCGATCCCACGCATCACGCGTCCCGCAAGCCAGGCGAACGGTGTGGACCCGAGCAGGTATGCTGCCCCGAGCCCCGCGACGCCCATACCGGAAAATGCGTTCACGCCGCCTTCCGTCGCATCACGACGCGCAGGGGGTTGCCCGTGAAGCCCCACGATTCCCTGAAGCCGTTGTGCAGGTAGCGGATGTAGTGCTCCTGCACGAGGTCCGGGTGGTTGCTGAAGACCGCGATCGTCGGCGGCGCCGTCTCGACCTGCGTGGCATACATCAACCGGATCTCGCGGCCCGCAGCCTGGGGCGGCTGACGGCGCGCCAGCAGTTCCTCGAGCCGCTTGTTCACCTGCGAGGTGGTGATGCGCTTGCTGCGCTCCGCCTCGACTTCCAGCAGCACATCCAGCACCCTGGTGACGCGCTGGCCGGTCTTTGCGGACGTGTAGATGAAGGGAATGAAGTTGAGGAACGGCGCCTTCTCGCGGGCCTCCTTCTCGAACTTCGCTGCGGTCTTGTCGTCCTTCTCCACCAGGTCCCACTTGTTGACGACGACGATGAGCCCTCGACCTGCTTCCCATGCCAGGTTGGCGATCTTGAGATCCTGGCCTTGCAAGCCGTCCGACCCGTCGATCAACAGGCAACAGATCTCGGCGCGCTCGATCGCCTTGCGAGAGCGCAGTGCCGAATAGAACTCGATCCCTTCGTCCACGCGCGACTGCCGGCGGAGTCCCGCGGTATCCACGAAGATCAGTTCCCGGCCGTGATACTTCATGGCGGTATCGATCGCGTCGCGTGTCGTGCCCGCCTCGGCACTCACGACGAGCCGATCTTCGCCCAGCAAACGATTCACGAAACTCGACTTGCCGACGTTCGGGCGTCCGATCACGGCGATCCGCAGGCTCTCTTCGCTTTCCGGTGGCAGCGCGGGGATGCGGGCCACCAGCGCGTCGAGCAGGTCGCCGGACTGCTTGCCGCTCATCGCCGAGACCGGGATCGGGTCGCCGGCGCCGAGCGCGAAGAACTCGTAGTAGTCCGTGCTGCGCGGGTCGTCCGCCTTGTTGGCCGCGATCAGAAACGGCTTCCCCGCCTCGCGGAGCATGGTGGCGATGCGGTGGTCGATCGGGTGCAGGCCTGCCTTTGCATCGACGACGAACAGCAGGAAGTCCGCCTCCTCGATCGCCTGCTCGACCTGCCGGCGAATCTCGACGTCCATGGCGCCCCGCGCATCGTCGGTGATCCCGCCTGTGTCGACGAGCCAGAACGCCGAACCCGCCCACTCGGCACGAGTGAAGTGTCGATCGCGGGTGGTCCCGGCTTCATCACTCACGATCGCCGCCTGGTGACCGACGATGCGATTGAACAGGGCGCTCTTGCCAACGTTCGGCCGGCCCACGAGCGCCACGACTGGAAGACTCACGCGATCAGGCTCCCGGTGCCGGCGACGATCCCCTCGTCCTGCAGCACATCGATGAAATCGTAGGATGGGAACACGGGAATGGGCACCTGCGTGCGCACAGTCTCGAACGAGGCATCATCGAGGAAGATCCCATCGTCGTTGATCGTTTCCGCCGGGATCAGCGCGAGATCGAGATCGGTCCGACCGTCGAGCGCTCGTCTGATGTCAGCGCCCACCAGCAGCCCCGCCGTGGTGGTCGTGGGGCCAAAGAGCGAATTCTCGACCGGAATCATTTCGAACCGTGCGCCCGTTACCCCCTGGAGCTGTTCGAGCAACTTGGGCATGAGGTTGCGCATGGCAAGGCCGGTCACCACGCCGATGCGCCGCCCATCCAGCCGCGGGAGGTGCGGCAGGCCATTTCGCACCCGTCCGCGCAGTGAAGTCACGGCGCCGACGCCGTTTTCGATCTGTGGAAATTCTCCGTAGTGCTCCGCTTCCGGGAGCTCGGCGCCGGCCAGCAGGTACAGTTCGTCGGCGCCGTACACCCAGTGGTGTCCTCGTTCGTCGTGTGCGCGCGCCGCCCAGCGCTGCGTGACCTCGAGCAGCTCGCGTGCGCGCAGCTCGTCCATCGACTTGCCGGTGTACAGGTGCGAGAACTGCGTCAGGCCGACCGGGACGATCGCCACCGACAGACACGCGTCCTCGAACGCCCACAGGTCACGCAGCGACTGCTCAAGGACTTCGCCATCGTTGAGCCCAGGCACGACGACCATCTGGCCGTGGAACTGGATGCCGCCCGCCACCAGGCGGGACAGCTGTTCGACGATGTTCGGGACGCGCGGGTTGTTGAGCAGCGTCTTCCGCGCCTCCCAGGGTGTCGCATGCACCGACACATACAACGGCGACAGGCGGTACTCGAGGATGCGCGCGAAGTCGCGCTCCTTGAGGTTGCTCAGCGTCGCGAAGTTGCCGTAGGCGAATGACAGGCGGTAATCATCGTCGCGGATGTAGAGCGGCTTGCGGAGGCCCTTGGGCAGTCCCTCGATGAAGCAGAACTCGCAGCGGTTGGCGCACCGCCGCACCGACGGTGGCTCCAGCTCGACGCCGATCGCTTCGCCGTCCGGCCGCTCGATCTCGAAGACCACGGGCTCGCCGCCAGGGAGCACGACCTCGATTTCGAGCTCGTCGTCCGCGGTAAGGAACTCCCAGTCCAGAAAGTCGTCGATCGCGCGCCCGTTGACGGACCTGATCTCGGTCCCCGGGACGATCTCGACTGCCTCGGCAATGCTACCGGGGAGAACCCTGGCGACACGAACCATGCTGCTCCTGGGGGCCTTCCCGCGCGGGGCCCGTCGCGAATTGAAACCTCACCACGCGACGCGCGAGGGGGACGTTGGACCTCAAGGATTCTAGCAGGCCCGCTGGCGGATATCAATGTCAGACTTGCACTTCAGTCCACTCACCGCACCCGGAATGGCAGGTGTCCTCGCAAGAAAAACGGGCGGAGTGGCCGTAGCCGCTCCGCCCGTGTGGTGCCGTTAGGCGTCGATCAGCTGCCCGAAAACGGTGCGTACCTGAAGGCGACGACCCCTGCCCCCTCCACTTCGACGCGGAAGGCCTTGGTGCCCTTTGCTGCGACCGCGGCCACCGGTGCTTCCTTGGCCGCGACGACCTTTCCGGTGGCGTCGAGGAACTCGAACTTCACGGCGTAGTCGGCCTGGGCTTCACCCAGGTTCTCGACGGTTCCGGCCAGCACGTGCTTGTCGCCGTCGTGGCTCCAGAGGTTGAACGCGACCTTTGCCTTGGCGTTCTGGTAGCGGTTGAAGTACTTGAGCAGCGAGTCGTTCTGCACCTTGTACTCCGCCTCACGCGGATCGAGGTCGGCCTTGATCCGGGCGGCAATCGCGTTCTTCTGCGCCGTGGTGGTCTTCCGGTCGTTGGCCGCGTCGAGCGCCGCCTTGCGCAGCGAATCGATCACCACCTTTTGCGTCCGCGCCTGCGACTGGTAGTTCAGCGCGAAGACCTGATAGGCCTCCGGGTTCTCGGGGTCGATGGCCACGAGCCGGCGCAGGTATGCGTCGGCGTCTGGGTAACGCTCGAGCTTCTGGAGCGTGAGCGCGATGTTGAAGAGGCCATCGCGACTGTAGGGGTTCTTCTTGAGTCCGGCCTCGAAGAGCATCGTGGCTTCCTTCGCCTTCTCTGCTCGCGCCGCGTTGACGGCGCCTTCGAAGAGCTGGCTCTCCGAATACTTGTCCGGGCTGGCGGCCATTGCGCCAAAGAATCGGTCGGCCGCGCTGGCGTCCCCGTTCATCGTCTGCGCGCGCGCCAACGCGGCTTCGGCCTTGGCGTCGCCCGGGAACTCCTGCAGGTAGCCCTGCAGCAGCGCAATCGTCTGGTCGAGCTTGGCCTTTTTCGCGCCCTCATCGGTCAGCGTCTCGGCGTGCCCGAGCATGAGGTTGGCCAGGTTGGTCATCGTCTGCTTGCGCTCGTCGACGAGGGCGGTGTCGCCCTTCATGAGCGCCGTCATCTTCGTGAACGACTCAGCCGCGCCGTTGATGTCGTCCTTGGCCTGTCGCGCGTTGCCCTGAATGTTGTAGGCGATGTACGCGAGCTTGTAGCCGTCGTAGATGCTGAGGCCGCGCGTTGCGAGCGCGAGGGCGGAATCGACGTTCTGGCCGTTGTAGGCGTTGACCGCATTGTTGATGAGCGTCGCATAGACCTTGCGACGAGCTTCCTCCGTCTGGTCCTTGCAGCCTGGTCCGGCTGCGTCGACGATGTCGAACATCGAGTCGGCCGCCGCCACGACGTCGATCGTGCCTTCACCCAATCCGAGCGCTGCCTTCTGCATGGGCGCGAGGCCATCCGGAGTACCGGCCAGTTCGGCGAAGGCATTGCCCATCACCATGGCGCGCCCCGTCGGGTTCTGCTGGATCACCTTGGCTTCGTCCTTCGCGAGCTTGCCGAACGCTTCCTTGGCGGCGGCGATGACCTGGTCTGGCTTTCCCTGGAAGAGGGCGGCCTTGGCCATCGCGTTGTTGGCGTCCTTCACCTGGCCCGGCTTGCCAAGGTCGATGCTGCACTGCGGCGCCTGGGCATACAGCGCGGCGGGCGCCACCGCCAGCACGAAGCCGAGGGCCGCTGAACGTCGCTTGTAACTCATGGTGCTGAATCTCCGTCGGGTGAGCGCGCGAGGCTCGCGCGCAGGGTGCGTACTACACGTGCGAGGATCTACCGTTCCGCTGCGGCGAGCGCCGCGCGCGCCACGTCGGACGCTGTCCGACCCGTCGCGCGAGCAACCGCGAGCACGTCATCGAATTCCGCCTTACAGCGCCGCTCACCGTTAGGCAGCGTCGCGATCTTCACGCGCACGGTGTGGCTGCCCACCACCACCTCCCGTACCTCCCGCCGCAGACTCGTCCGTTCCACCGGCCATCGTCGGACGCCCAGCGTGGTGGTGTGCCGAAATACCAGCGATTCCAGCAGAGAAACATCACCCGGCGCGCAAAGGACTTCCAGCCGGGTGCCCGGGCGGCCCTTCTTCATGTGCGTGGCGATGAGCACGGCGTCCAGCGCCCCGGCGTTCAAGAGTTCCTGCGCCGCGCCCGAGAGTCCCTCCGCGGTCATGTCGTCGAGGTCGCAGGCGAGCACCACAAGGTGCTCCTGCGTGGCGGACCCGCGGTCCGTGTCTGCCAGAATGATGCGAAGCACGTTGGGGCGTCCAAGAAGGTCGCGCGTCCCGGCGCCAAACCCCGCGCGTCGCGGGACGAAGGCGACGGGCGGCGGTCCCTCCGCCAGCACGCGCACCAGCGCCGCGCCGGTGGGCGTCACGAGTTCGCCGGTCCCCTCGGGCCCAGGTCGCACGCGCTGCCCCTCGAGGAGGCGCATGGTCGCCGGAGCCGGGACCGGGAGAACGCCGTGGGCGGCCCGCACGAAGCCGTCGCCGAGCGAGATGGTCCCACATGTGACGCGCGTCACGCCCAGCTGCTCGAAGCCCCAGATTCCGCCGACCACGTCAAGGATCGCGTCGACCGCTCCCACCTCGTGCAGGTGGACGCGATCCGCGGGGACGCCGTGCGCTTCACCTTCGATCTCCGCAATTGCCCGGAACGCCGCGCCAGCGCGTGACGCCACACCGGCCGGCAGTCTCGCGGCTTCCACGAGCTTCAGGATTTCGTCGATGTGGCGACCGTGCGGTTGTTCGGGGATGTCGAAGTCGACTTTCGTGGCGGCGATCCCGCCACGGGAGACCTTTGCGATCCGAACGCCCACGCCACCAAGGCCAAGGCGCGCCGGCAGCGACTCGAGCCACCCCGAGGAGAGCCCCACGTCGACCAGGGCGCCGAGGGTCATGTCGCCCGAGATGCCACTGAAGGGATCGAGAATGGCCTGCACAGGCGCCGAAATGAGAGGTTCCACCGTGGTGCAAGATAGCGCTCGCCTGCGCCGACGAACCCGCAGGGACGCTACTGCCGATACGACGCCCCGCTCCCGGTATTGTAGATCACGACCTCGGCATCAGGAGACAACTTCCCGGCGCGGACAAGGCCCGCCGTGACGGCAAGCGCGCAGCCTCCCTCGGGCGCCGCATCGATCCCGGTTGACGTCGCGAGGAGTCGCGTGCTGGCGCGGATGTCGTCTTCGGAGGCCGCGGCGGCGATACCGCCACTCTCGCGGATCGCCCGAAGGACGAGGCGGTCACCGAGCGGCCCGGGCACACGGAGCCCGGCGGCGTGGGTGATCGGGTTTTCCCACGGCGTCGCCCGATCGGCGCCGTCGTTGAACGCGCGTACCAACGGGGCACAGCCGGTGGACTGTGTGACGATGACGCGCGGCAGCGCGGTCGGGGCGGGGAGCCATCCCCATCGCTGCATCTCGAGAAACGCCTTCCAGATGCCGATGACGCCCTCTCCCCCGCCGGTCGGGTACACGACGGCGTCGGGCAAACGCCACCCGAGTTGTTCAGCGAGTTCGAGGCCCAGGGTGCGGTTGCCTTCGGCGCGGAACGGCTCCCGCAGCGTCGCGACGTTGAAGAACCCGGACTCGGCGGCGAAGGCCACGCTCAGGCGGCCAGCGTCGCCGATGTGGCCATCGATAGTGATCAGCTCGGCACCGACGGCGCGAATGATGTCGAGGATCGGCCGTGGCGTGGTGGCCGGAGCATAGACACGCACCGGAACTCCGGCCGCGGCGCCGTAGGCCGCCAGTGCGGCGCCCGCGTTGCCGGCGGTTGGCACGACGAGGCCCGGCACGCCCCGGTGTCTCGCCCGGGTGACGGCGGCGGCGAGCCCACGTGCCTTGAACGAGGCCGTGGGGTTCACCGCCTCGTCCTTGATCCAGAGGCGTCGAAGGCCGATCCGACGTGCCAGCGCAGGCGCCTCGATGAGGGGCGTGGCGCCCTCGCCTAACGACACCGGCTCCTCGTTGGCGAGGAGCGGCAGAGCCGGCGCATACCGCCACATGTCCATCCGCGGCAGCAGGTCCTCACGACTCGGCGGTGGCCCTTCATATTCGGCGAGGAACGGCTGTTGGCAGCTGGGACACAGCCCGACCGGCGCGTGCTGCGTTTCACGCGCGCTGCATCCGGAGCAGACGAGGGACCAGGAGGCCATATCGGGAGTGGATGGGTGAAGGGCCGCGACGGCGGGACAATACCGCACGGTCACGCGTTCAACAACCGCCGTCGTTAGGCTCCGCGGCCGGTAATGGCGTGGTGGATGGGAGGCTCGCGGGTTCGTCCATCGCCGCGGCATCGGCGGTGCCCGAACCACCGTCTCGGGCGGCGTCCCTGGCTGGCGCGTCGAGGGCGACGCCGAGGGCCGCGAGGACGCGCCTGGCGGAGAGCCTGGAGAAGCCCGGCAGTGCCGCAATGTCGTCCACGCTGGCGTCCCTGACGCCCTGCAGGGAGCCGAACCGGTGCAGCAGCGAGCGACGCCGGGACGGTCCGATCCCCGGGATCTGCAGCAGCTCCGACGTGAGGGTGCGCATCGAGCGGCGCGCGCGATTGAACGTGACCGCGAACCGGTGGGCCTCGTCGCGCGCCTGCTGCAGCGTGCGTAGCGCCGGGGAGCGTCGCGAGAGCCGGACCGACTCACTCCGCCCGAGCACAAACACTTCCTCTTCGCGTTTGGCCAGCGAAATGAGCGCCAGGGCGCCCAGGCCAAGCTCGGTCAGCACGCCCGCCGCCGCGTTGAGCTGGCCCTTGCCCCCGTCGATCACCACGAGGTCCGGCATGGCCCTTCCCTCCCCCAGGCGGCGGCGAAAGTAGCGGCCCACCACTTCGCGCATTGACGCGAAGTCGTCGGTGCCCTCGACGGTCTTCACCCTGAACTTGCGATACTCGGACCGGCGCGGACGACCATTTTCGAACCACACGCACGACCCCACCGTGTCGGTGCCCTGCGCGGTGGAGATGTCGAAGCACACGAGGGATCGCGGCAGCGTCTGCAGTCCGAGATCCCGCTGCAGTTCATAGACCGGGCTCGACGCGCGTTCCTCTGCCTCGAGTGCCGCCAGCTTGAACTCCTCGAGCAGGTGCCGGGCGTTCTGCTCCGCCAGGTCCACGAGTTCGCGCTTGGGCCCGCGCTGCGGAACGATCACCCTGGTCGCACCGAGCGATTCGGCGAGTGCTTCGCGGTCCTCGAAGTCGAACGGCACGAACAACTCGTGCGCGCGTGCGTTCGACGCGCGATAGGTCCCGTTGAGGTAGGCCGCGAGGACCGCACCGTCCCCTTCTCCCTCGATGTTCTCCAGGAACCGCTGGTCCCTGGCGAGGAGTCTGCCCGCGCGGATGCGCAGCACGACGACGCACGCATCGTCGCCGTCGCGGGCATACCCCACGACGTCGCGGTCACCGCCCTCCACCTGCACCACCGTCGGCTCCTCCATGCGCTCGAGGTGGCGGAGTGCGTCGCGCAGTTCGCCGGCCCGTTCAAAGTTGAGCTGCGCCGACGCATCGAGCATCTGCTGGCGAACGTGCCCGACGACTTCATCCGTCCGCCCGTCGAGGAACAGCAGCACCTCGTCGATCATCCGCCGGTAGTCGGTCTGCTCCTGCAGTCCCACGCACGGCGCGCGACACCGGCCGATGTGATAGTCGAGACAGGGCCGATCCGGGGCGTCGTCAGGCAGGCCGTAGTGAC is a genomic window containing:
- the surE gene encoding 5'/3'-nucleotidase SurE → MRLLCSNDDGILAHGLDCLVRAAEQIGEVTVVAPDREQSATSHSLTLHHPLRPVRRGERRFQVDGTPTDCVMIAIEVLMDARPDFVLSGINHGQNMGEDVLYSGTVAAAMEGLALGVPSIAISFAGGDLRADIGKLDEQVEVLAPLLRHLTSLSAFPEQTLLNVNLPPRPASEVKGIKLTRLGRRVYSNSIMPMRDPYGREIYWIGGGEFSWSGAPDSDFQAVSDGYISVTPLHLDLTHRDILECSERWWRTP
- a CDS encoding NAD(P)-dependent glycerol-3-phosphate dehydrogenase produces the protein MRCAVVGGGAWGTALAHVFGQRGHEVTLWAREADVVEHVNAIHANPRFLPGARLCDAVKANGDLGAAVATAECVVFAAPSHVLRPVARAASAAISTRATLVVATKGIERGSLGLMTDVVEQEVPNRPVVALSGPSFALEVAEGQPTAIVAASRSDEASQLVQQAIGTGTVRVYTNDDVTGVELGGALKNVMAVATGIAEGVGLGLNSRAALITRGLAEMTRLGVALGARADTFAGLAGMGDLVLTCTGALSRNRAVGIEVGRGRQLAEVLAGKESVAEGVVTAESTLALAERHAVEMPIAHAVARVLFEGCPPRDAIAELMGRELRPERD
- a CDS encoding protein-L-isoaspartate(D-aspartate) O-methyltransferase; this translates as MLGALVANPVGPDYRAPRRRLVEVLQAAGISDLAVLRAIEQTPRHLFVPTGMQAQAYEDKPIYIGNGQTISQPSIHANYLQLLRLTGRERVLEIGTGSGYQTVLLASLCEQVFSIERVAPLLERARAMFRELGLRNISTLLGDGTVGWRDYAPYDAILVSAGGPTIPNPLLEQLGEGGRLLIPVGDRDEQVLVMVTRRGSQFERRDIGAVRFVPLKGTHGW
- the plsY gene encoding glycerol-3-phosphate 1-O-acyltransferase PlsY encodes the protein MNAFSGMGVAGLGAAYLLGSTPFAWLAGRVMRGIDLRQHGSGNLGATNVFRTLGAPAAVIVLLLDAAKGAVPTLFFAPIFVPGGSSWWPAAMGVAAILGHVKPYLGMFRGGGKGVATASGVFAALAPGAYGVALTVFLLTVAVTRFVSLGSMIGAVALAAAAAVLYGPSSHQALLSVIIAAMVAWTHRANIGRLRRGEESRLGGKPVQS
- a CDS encoding DUF512 domain-containing protein, whose translation is MVRVARVLPGSIAEAVEIVPGTEIRSVNGRAIDDFLDWEFLTADDELEIEVVLPGGEPVVFEIERPDGEAIGVELEPPSVRRCANRCEFCFIEGLPKGLRKPLYIRDDDYRLSFAYGNFATLSNLKERDFARILEYRLSPLYVSVHATPWEARKTLLNNPRVPNIVEQLSRLVAGGIQFHGQMVVVPGLNDGEVLEQSLRDLWAFEDACLSVAIVPVGLTQFSHLYTGKSMDELRARELLEVTQRWAARAHDERGHHWVYGADELYLLAGAELPEAEHYGEFPQIENGVGAVTSLRGRVRNGLPHLPRLDGRRIGVVTGLAMRNLMPKLLEQLQGVTGARFEMIPVENSLFGPTTTTAGLLVGADIRRALDGRTDLDLALIPAETINDDGIFLDDASFETVRTQVPIPVFPSYDFIDVLQDEGIVAGTGSLIA
- the der gene encoding ribosome biogenesis GTPase Der, giving the protein MLRFHRCAAGRGDRRRHREPDRVSLPVVALVGRPNVGKSALFNRIVGHQAAIVSDEAGTTRDRHFTRAEWAGSAFWLVDTGGITDDARGAMDVEIRRQVEQAIEEADFLLFVVDAKAGLHPIDHRIATMLREAGKPFLIAANKADDPRSTDYYEFFALGAGDPIPVSAMSGKQSGDLLDALVARIPALPPESEESLRIAVIGRPNVGKSSFVNRLLGEDRLVVSAEAGTTRDAIDTAMKYHGRELIFVDTAGLRRQSRVDEGIEFYSALRSRKAIERAEICCLLIDGSDGLQGQDLKIANLAWEAGRGLIVVVNKWDLVEKDDKTAAKFEKEAREKAPFLNFIPFIYTSAKTGQRVTRVLDVLLEVEAERSKRITTSQVNKRLEELLARRQPPQAAGREIRLMYATQVETAPPTIAVFSNHPDLVQEHYIRYLHNGFRESWGFTGNPLRVVMRRKAA
- a CDS encoding MerR family transcriptional regulator, translating into MRSDPVQEFFSIGEVCELTDLKPHVLRYWESQFRFLSPAKNRSGNRVYQRREVELIQLVKHLLYTEKYTIDGARQKIDEFRKGGTLKVAARDALATETLVELESALESLIQVVEGVVPVPATPDGPPPPP